The proteins below are encoded in one region of Sphingobium yanoikuyae:
- the trmD gene encoding tRNA (guanosine(37)-N1)-methyltransferase TrmD has protein sequence MSFAAQILTLYPEMFPGPLGVSLAGRALAEGKWSCDPIQMRGFATDKHRTVDDTPAGGGAGMVLKPDILACGIDHALAQRPDLPILAMTPRGTPITQARIRALADGPGVTLLCGRFEGFDERIFDARPIEQISMGDIILSGGEMGALMLLDACIRLLPGVMGAASSGVEESFETGLLEYPHYTRPVEWEGRRIPEVLRSGDHAKIAAWRKQQAEADTRLRRPDLWERHIGVRDQSPSGAQRENKD, from the coding sequence ATGAGTTTTGCGGCCCAGATCCTGACCCTCTATCCCGAGATGTTTCCGGGGCCCTTGGGCGTGTCGCTCGCGGGGCGTGCGCTGGCCGAGGGGAAATGGTCGTGCGATCCCATCCAGATGCGCGGCTTTGCGACCGACAAGCATCGCACCGTCGACGATACGCCGGCCGGGGGCGGGGCGGGCATGGTGCTGAAGCCTGACATATTGGCGTGCGGCATCGACCATGCGCTGGCGCAGCGGCCCGACCTGCCGATCCTGGCGATGACGCCGCGCGGCACGCCGATCACGCAGGCGCGGATCCGTGCGCTGGCGGATGGTCCCGGCGTGACCTTGCTGTGCGGGCGATTCGAGGGCTTTGACGAGCGGATTTTCGATGCCCGACCGATCGAGCAGATATCGATGGGCGACATCATCCTGTCCGGCGGGGAAATGGGCGCGCTGATGCTGCTGGATGCTTGCATCCGCCTGCTTCCCGGTGTAATGGGCGCCGCTTCCAGCGGTGTCGAGGAATCCTTCGAAACGGGGTTGCTCGAATATCCGCATTATACCCGACCAGTCGAATGGGAGGGGCGCAGGATTCCCGAAGTGTTGCGATCGGGGGATCATGCGAAGATCGCCGCCTGGCGGAAACAACAGGCGGAGGCAGATACACGGCTAAGGCGGCCGGACCTTTGGGAACGCCATATCGGTGTTCGGGACCAGTCGCCCTCTGGTGCGCAACGCGAAAATAAGGACTGA
- a CDS encoding amino acid permease, which produces MSWTRRKPMEAMTPQGGGHSMARTLSWPHLLALGVGAIVGTGILTLIGVGADRAGPAVLISFAIAGAICACAALAYAELSTMMPAAGSAYSYSYVVLGEGIAWIVGWSLILEYSLVVSTVAVGWSGYAAPLLTPLGFPEALTKGPELGGLINIPAIFIIGVVAALLMFGTRESARLNTLLVLIKIATLSLFVWVALPAFDAQHLEPFMPFGFAKHMGPDGIERGVMAAAAIIFFAFYGFDAISTAAEEAKNPDRDLAIGIVGSLIVCTLIYVLVAAAAVGAMPFTRFADSPEPLALILREMGQESIARIVAIAAVIALPTVLLGFLYGQSRIFLVMARDGFLPQSLARISKRGTPARITAVTAVLVAIIAGVLPIDQIAALANAGTLIAFTAVGACLLILRRRAPDLKRPFRTPAATLVGLGAVLGCAYLFLSLPMKTIYACLIWNAIGLAVYFLYGQKRATAGAR; this is translated from the coding sequence ATGAGTTGGACACGTCGCAAGCCGATGGAGGCGATGACGCCCCAGGGAGGCGGCCACAGCATGGCGCGCACCCTGTCCTGGCCGCATCTGCTGGCGCTGGGCGTCGGCGCGATCGTCGGCACCGGCATCCTCACCCTGATCGGCGTCGGCGCCGATCGCGCCGGCCCCGCCGTCCTCATCTCCTTCGCCATTGCCGGCGCGATCTGCGCCTGCGCCGCGCTCGCTTATGCCGAACTGTCGACCATGATGCCGGCAGCGGGCAGCGCCTACAGCTACTCCTATGTGGTACTGGGCGAAGGCATTGCCTGGATCGTGGGCTGGAGCCTGATCCTCGAATATTCGCTGGTCGTCTCGACCGTGGCGGTCGGCTGGTCGGGCTATGCCGCCCCGCTCCTCACCCCGCTCGGCTTTCCCGAGGCACTGACCAAGGGGCCGGAGCTTGGCGGCCTCATCAACATCCCAGCCATATTCATCATCGGCGTCGTCGCTGCCCTGCTGATGTTCGGCACGCGCGAAAGCGCCCGGCTCAACACGCTGCTGGTGCTGATCAAGATCGCGACCTTGAGCCTGTTCGTCTGGGTCGCCCTGCCCGCCTTCGACGCCCAGCATCTCGAACCCTTCATGCCCTTCGGCTTTGCCAAGCATATGGGGCCTGACGGCATCGAGCGCGGCGTGATGGCCGCCGCCGCGATCATCTTCTTCGCCTTCTACGGCTTCGACGCGATCTCGACCGCGGCGGAGGAAGCCAAGAACCCGGACCGTGACCTCGCCATCGGTATCGTCGGCTCGCTGATCGTCTGCACCCTCATCTATGTGCTGGTCGCCGCCGCAGCGGTGGGCGCCATGCCCTTCACCCGCTTCGCCGACAGCCCCGAACCGCTCGCCCTCATCCTGCGTGAAATGGGCCAGGAGTCGATCGCCCGGATCGTCGCGATCGCCGCCGTCATTGCGCTTCCCACCGTGCTGCTGGGCTTTCTCTACGGCCAGAGCCGCATCTTCCTGGTGATGGCGCGGGACGGCTTCCTGCCGCAATCGCTCGCCCGCATCTCGAAGCGCGGCACCCCTGCGCGCATTACCGCCGTCACCGCCGTGCTGGTGGCGATCATCGCCGGCGTGCTGCCGATCGACCAGATCGCCGCGCTCGCCAATGCCGGCACGCTGATCGCCTTCACCGCCGTCGGCGCCTGCCTGCTGATCCTGCGCCGCCGCGCGCCGGACCTCAAGCGCCCCTTCCGCACGCCAGCGGCGACGCTGGTGGGCCTGGGTGCCGTGCTAGGCTGCGCCTATCTGTTCCTCAGCCTGCCGATGAAGACCATCTATGCCTGCCTGATCTGGAACGCGATCGGCCTCGCCGTCTATTTCCTCTACGGCCAGAAGCGCGCCACCGCCGGCGCGCGCTGA
- the rimM gene encoding ribosome maturation factor RimM (Essential for efficient processing of 16S rRNA): MTDKPVTLAAIIGAHGVAGEVRLKLFGEGAEALKSYKSFDAAGRTLTLKSVRPGPNGAVARFAEIGDRGAAEALRGTALTVPRSALPALPEGEYYHADLVGLPCTSSTGETLGEIIAVENFGAGDIIEVQRPSIEGKPGKRFMAPMHVVLLSEDGAVIDAAFTE, from the coding sequence TTGACCGACAAGCCCGTCACCCTGGCCGCGATCATCGGTGCCCATGGCGTGGCGGGCGAAGTCCGTCTGAAGCTGTTTGGCGAAGGGGCCGAGGCCCTGAAAAGCTACAAGAGCTTCGATGCGGCGGGGCGCACATTGACGTTGAAGTCGGTGCGCCCCGGCCCCAATGGCGCGGTGGCCCGCTTTGCCGAGATCGGCGATCGCGGCGCGGCCGAAGCCCTGCGCGGCACGGCGCTGACCGTCCCGCGTTCCGCCCTGCCGGCCTTGCCCGAGGGCGAATATTATCATGCCGACCTGGTCGGCCTTCCCTGCACCAGCAGCACCGGCGAGACGCTGGGGGAGATCATCGCGGTCGAGAATTTCGGCGCCGGCGACATCATCGAGGTGCAGCGTCCGTCCATCGAGGGCAAGCCCGGCAAGCGCTTCATGGCGCCGATGCATGTGGTACTGCTGAGCGAGGACGGCGCCGTGATTGACGCGGCTTTTACCGAATAG
- a CDS encoding GNAT family N-acetyltransferase, giving the protein MSLTNRLATAADEPALSALMTLAIEQLQSAYLTAAQVQASHGFMGLDRRLIGDRTYFVVEAEGAIAGCGGWSRRATAYGGDHTAGRDDRMLDPATEAAKVRAMYTHPDHIRKGVGTTILALCEAAARQEGFAALELSATMAGVPLYRSFGFIDVRPFEDSGVPMILMRKAI; this is encoded by the coding sequence ATGTCCTTGACCAACCGCCTGGCGACCGCCGCCGACGAACCCGCTTTGTCCGCCCTGATGACGCTGGCCATCGAGCAACTGCAATCGGCCTATCTGACCGCGGCGCAGGTGCAGGCCAGTCATGGCTTCATGGGGCTGGACCGGCGGCTGATAGGTGACCGGACCTATTTCGTGGTGGAGGCGGAGGGGGCGATCGCCGGATGTGGCGGATGGAGCCGGCGTGCCACCGCCTATGGTGGCGACCACACGGCCGGGCGCGACGACCGCATGCTAGACCCCGCAACCGAGGCGGCGAAGGTGCGGGCGATGTACACCCATCCCGACCATATCCGCAAAGGGGTCGGCACGACCATCCTGGCGCTGTGTGAGGCCGCCGCGCGGCAGGAGGGCTTTGCCGCGCTGGAATTGTCGGCGACGATGGCCGGCGTGCCGCTCTATCGCAGCTTCGGGTTCATCGACGTCCGCCCGTTCGAGGATAGCGGCGTGCCGATGATCCTGATGCGCAAGGCAATCTGA
- a CDS encoding type II toxin-antitoxin system VapC family toxin — translation MMYLLDTNSCIFLFAGTYPGLVKRAAACRSGDLALSTIVLAELALGSANGKIPPVELLDAFLEEVVLLPFDDAAARAYARMPFRRGRFDRLLAAHALSLDATVVTNNLSDFADIPDLKVEDWTR, via the coding sequence TTGATGTATTTGCTGGATACGAACAGTTGCATCTTCCTGTTCGCCGGCACCTATCCCGGACTGGTCAAGCGTGCGGCTGCGTGCCGGTCCGGCGATCTCGCGCTCTCTACGATCGTTCTGGCCGAACTGGCGCTTGGTTCGGCCAATGGCAAGATTCCGCCTGTCGAATTGCTGGACGCCTTTTTGGAGGAGGTTGTCCTGTTGCCCTTCGACGATGCGGCGGCGCGCGCCTATGCGCGAATGCCCTTTCGTAGAGGGCGATTTGACCGCCTGCTGGCGGCGCATGCACTGAGTCTCGACGCGACGGTCGTGACCAATAATCTGTCTGACTTTGCCGATATTCCCGACCTGAAAGTGGAGGATTGGACCCGGTGA
- a CDS encoding AbrB/MazE/SpoVT family DNA-binding domain-containing protein produces MGEEYRAKVFKSGNSLALRLPKALGLQEGAEMRLREENGKFTLEPVDAPPRLIDVSKFAGKAPWLEAFSREEFDDSPRVWDDPDFPGFR; encoded by the coding sequence ATGGGCGAAGAATATCGGGCCAAGGTCTTTAAGTCGGGCAACAGCCTGGCGTTGCGGCTGCCAAAGGCGCTCGGCTTGCAGGAAGGCGCTGAAATGCGCCTGCGCGAGGAGAATGGCAAGTTCACCCTGGAGCCGGTTGATGCGCCGCCGCGCCTGATCGACGTCAGCAAATTTGCCGGCAAGGCGCCCTGGTTGGAGGCGTTCTCTCGCGAAGAATTCGATGACAGTCCGCGAGTGTGGGACGATCCCGACTTTCCGGGCTTTCGTTGA
- the rpsP gene encoding 30S ribosomal protein S16, which yields MATSIRLSRGGSKKRPYYRIVVADSRAPRDGKFIERIGSYNPVLPKGDEKRVIIDVERAKHWVAAGAQATDRVARFLDAAGVKERAARNNPKKAEPGQKAKDRAEDRAAKAAEAEEAAREAAAAAAAPAAEEAAPAEEAAAEQAEG from the coding sequence ATGGCAACCTCCATTCGTCTGTCGCGCGGCGGCTCCAAGAAGCGTCCCTATTACCGCATCGTCGTGGCCGACAGCCGCGCCCCGCGTGACGGCAAGTTCATCGAGCGCATCGGCAGCTACAACCCCGTCCTGCCCAAGGGCGACGAAAAGCGCGTCATCATCGACGTCGAGCGTGCGAAGCACTGGGTTGCCGCCGGCGCCCAGGCGACCGACCGCGTTGCCCGCTTCCTGGACGCCGCTGGCGTGAAGGAGCGCGCTGCTCGCAACAACCCGAAGAAGGCAGAGCCGGGCCAGAAGGCCAAGGACCGCGCTGAAGACCGCGCCGCCAAGGCTGCCGAGGCTGAAGAAGCTGCGCGCGAAGCCGCTGCCGCTGCCGCTGCTCCGGCCGCTGAAGAAGCCGCTCCCGCTGAGGAAGCTGCTGCCGAGCAGGCCGAGGGCTGA
- the rplS gene encoding 50S ribosomal protein L19, producing MNLIQQIEAENIAALAKEIPDFRPGDTLRVGVKVVEGERSRVQNYEGVCIARSNKGMGSNFTVRKISFGEGVERVFPLYSPNLDSITVVRRGVVRRAKLYYLRGRTGKRARIAERRDTRTEG from the coding sequence ATGAACTTGATCCAGCAGATCGAGGCCGAAAACATTGCTGCCCTGGCGAAGGAAATCCCCGATTTCCGTCCCGGTGACACCCTGCGCGTCGGCGTGAAGGTTGTCGAAGGCGAGCGCAGCCGCGTCCAGAACTATGAAGGCGTCTGCATTGCCCGTTCCAACAAGGGCATGGGCAGCAACTTCACCGTTCGCAAGATTTCGTTCGGCGAAGGCGTGGAGCGCGTGTTCCCGCTCTACTCGCCCAACCTCGATTCGATCACCGTCGTTCGTCGCGGTGTCGTGCGTCGTGCCAAGCTCTATTATCTGCGTGGCCGCACCGGCAAGCGCGCTCGTATCGCCGAGCGCCGCGATACCCGCACCGAAGGTTGA
- a CDS encoding serine hydrolase domain-containing protein gives MAFLPAPAVAADARKIDAAIPEIDRLFADFQVDSHALGVVYGIVADGRLVHVKGFGAQDLVQKRPVTADSLFRIASMTKAFTALSILKLREEGKLSLDDLAETYVPEMRGWTYATKDSPRIRIRDLLTHSAGFVDDNPWGDRQTPLPDADFTRMLEQGVPMSSAPATHYEYSNFGYALLGRIIANVSGMPYRRYVEQSLLTPLGMASSGYQLSEWPVARRSLGYRWEDGRWKREPDMADGAFGAMGGLQTSANDYARWVAFLLSAWPPRDDAESGPVSRASVRMLAEGSNFMSVGQRNGKSGATACRQAAAYGFAMRIAQDCDLGLTLSHGGGYPGYGSHVMLMPDYGVGIFVFTNRTYNGGAGAAWDAAMLLQKAGALIARDVPVSPLLAQGYAAAGRIYASGDVLAARDNLAMNFLMDADAVHWGKRLAALKGEVGSCAVDAPLSATGNLSGKFTWTCEKGRVAGSLLLAPTADAEIQELKLEVKAP, from the coding sequence ATGGCTTTTCTTCCCGCGCCGGCGGTTGCTGCCGATGCCAGGAAGATCGACGCTGCCATCCCCGAGATTGACCGTCTCTTTGCCGATTTCCAGGTCGATAGCCATGCGCTGGGCGTGGTCTATGGCATCGTCGCCGATGGAAGGCTGGTCCATGTGAAGGGCTTTGGCGCGCAGGATCTGGTGCAGAAGCGGCCGGTGACGGCCGACAGCCTGTTCCGCATTGCATCCATGACCAAGGCGTTCACGGCGCTGTCGATCCTGAAGCTGCGGGAGGAAGGCAAGCTCTCGCTTGACGATCTGGCCGAGACATATGTGCCGGAAATGCGCGGTTGGACCTATGCGACCAAGGATAGTCCGCGCATCCGCATCCGCGACCTGCTGACGCACAGCGCGGGCTTTGTCGACGACAATCCGTGGGGCGACCGGCAGACGCCGCTGCCCGACGCGGACTTCACCCGGATGCTGGAGCAGGGCGTGCCGATGAGCAGCGCGCCGGCGACCCATTATGAATATTCCAACTTCGGCTATGCGCTGCTGGGGCGGATCATCGCCAATGTCTCGGGCATGCCCTATCGCCGCTATGTCGAGCAGAGCCTGTTGACGCCGCTGGGCATGGCGTCGAGCGGCTATCAGTTGAGCGAATGGCCGGTTGCGCGGCGGTCGCTCGGCTATCGCTGGGAAGATGGGCGCTGGAAGCGTGAGCCCGACATGGCCGACGGCGCCTTTGGCGCGATGGGCGGGCTGCAGACCAGTGCCAATGACTATGCCCGCTGGGTGGCCTTTCTGCTGTCGGCCTGGCCGCCGCGCGACGATGCGGAGAGCGGTCCGGTCAGCCGGGCGTCGGTGCGGATGCTGGCGGAGGGTAGCAATTTCATGAGCGTCGGCCAGCGCAACGGCAAGAGCGGGGCGACCGCCTGCCGCCAGGCGGCGGCCTATGGCTTTGCCATGCGGATCGCGCAGGATTGCGACCTGGGGCTGACCCTGTCCCATGGCGGCGGCTATCCCGGCTATGGCAGCCATGTGATGCTGATGCCGGATTATGGTGTCGGCATCTTCGTCTTCACCAATCGCACCTATAATGGCGGGGCGGGCGCCGCCTGGGATGCGGCGATGCTGTTGCAGAAGGCGGGAGCGCTGATCGCGCGGGACGTGCCGGTCAGTCCGCTGCTGGCGCAGGGCTATGCCGCGGCGGGGCGCATCTACGCGTCGGGCGATGTGCTGGCCGCCCGCGACAATCTGGCAATGAATTTCCTGATGGATGCCGATGCGGTGCATTGGGGCAAGCGCCTGGCGGCGTTGAAGGGAGAGGTCGGTAGCTGCGCGGTCGATGCACCGCTGAGCGCGACAGGCAATCTGTCGGGCAAGTTCACCTGGACCTGCGAGAAGGGGCGGGTGGCGGGCAGCCTGTTGCTGGCGCCGACCGCCGACGCGGAAATCCAGGAACTGAAACTGGAGGTCAAGGCGCCCTGA
- a CDS encoding TonB-dependent receptor plug domain-containing protein, translating to MKYQGLFSCSAIAIALSYSMPVLAQDVAPQAAAAETPGQTIIVTGTRRTDRTVAESPTPIDVYSGEELQKQGVADMNQVIQNLVPSFSVARYAIGDGSSFVRPPNLRGLAPDQTLVMVNGKRMHRSALVQIGANAQSAGAHSADLAQIPAIAVRSVEVLRDGASAQYGSDAIAGVINMALRDDTDGISGYARYGQYYRGDGEDYQVALNGGFKLGDNGFINISGEYVNAGKTSRGVTRPGALELSQEQPDIGVPKLAQRYGNPKMESYRFFVNGGFDLGDESSIYFFGNYGHSFQEESFNYRQSVNSANFGLNGIFNDYFTDFDNTTPGIQTGAAGGNVYAPNGYDPTTRDYTQVSDCSDPLVQNWSCVYSGGFTPIFFGKIDDISGTVGYKGTLGFGLNYDLSGSYGQSTLKYTMDGTMNPSLGITSPTEFYLGKLEQRETLFNADFSYPWEVGLASPITIAFGGQYFRESYELGLGDAASYAIGPYTGNLVFHQDGTPVLNADGSQLSVALPVGANGFPGYGPAIAGESSRNSKGLYIDVEGDITEAFSLGFAGRYEHLSDFGNSTTGKVSARYAIVPDVFAVRGTLSTGFRAPTPGQTNTSSIATTFNPGNPNAIEFMTLPVASPVAQYLGAVPLKPEESVSFSAGTVFTPAPGASLTIDYYNIKVKDRIGTTGSRVITDDQRPELQALGLANYATVNEVQFLTNAFDTRTQGVDVVGSYRFSTDSMGTFNTTLAFNYNKTKVIRVGLDPDTGSPIISDTRIMQLQNTLPKTRVILTENWTSGALSVLGRANWYGKYKVYDDGTGANGESYVNQSFGSEFVFDLEVSYQLNDNFTLSAGAQNLFSNYPDKYDNRAGGLGPVYASTGGRFTGDIYPDVSPFGFNGGFWYAKVGFKF from the coding sequence ATGAAGTATCAGGGTCTGTTTTCATGCAGTGCGATTGCCATTGCACTGTCCTATTCCATGCCTGTTCTTGCGCAGGATGTTGCGCCCCAGGCGGCCGCAGCGGAAACGCCCGGCCAGACGATCATCGTCACCGGCACGCGACGTACCGACCGTACCGTCGCCGAATCGCCGACGCCGATCGATGTCTATTCCGGCGAGGAACTGCAGAAGCAGGGCGTCGCCGACATGAACCAGGTGATCCAGAACCTGGTCCCGTCCTTCTCGGTGGCGCGCTATGCCATTGGCGACGGCTCCTCCTTCGTCCGGCCGCCCAACCTGCGCGGGCTGGCGCCCGACCAGACGCTGGTGATGGTGAACGGCAAGCGCATGCATCGCTCCGCGCTGGTCCAGATCGGCGCGAACGCCCAGTCCGCTGGCGCCCATTCGGCCGACCTTGCGCAGATTCCGGCGATTGCGGTGCGCAGCGTCGAAGTGCTGCGCGACGGCGCTTCGGCCCAATATGGTTCCGACGCGATCGCCGGCGTCATCAACATGGCGCTGCGCGACGATACCGACGGCATTTCGGGCTATGCCCGCTATGGCCAATATTATCGCGGCGATGGCGAGGATTATCAGGTCGCGCTGAACGGTGGTTTCAAGCTGGGCGACAATGGCTTCATCAACATCAGCGGCGAATATGTGAACGCCGGCAAGACCAGCCGCGGCGTCACCCGACCCGGCGCGCTGGAACTGTCGCAGGAGCAGCCCGACATCGGCGTGCCCAAGCTGGCGCAGCGCTATGGCAATCCGAAGATGGAATCCTATCGCTTCTTCGTGAATGGCGGGTTCGACCTGGGCGACGAAAGCAGCATCTACTTCTTTGGCAATTACGGCCACAGCTTCCAGGAAGAGAGCTTCAACTATCGCCAGTCGGTCAATTCCGCCAATTTCGGCCTGAACGGCATCTTCAACGACTATTTCACCGATTTCGACAACACGACACCGGGCATCCAGACCGGCGCGGCGGGCGGCAATGTCTATGCGCCCAACGGTTATGATCCCACGACGCGGGATTATACGCAGGTGTCGGATTGCTCCGATCCGCTGGTCCAGAACTGGAGCTGCGTCTATTCGGGCGGCTTCACGCCGATCTTCTTCGGCAAGATCGACGATATTTCGGGCACCGTCGGCTACAAGGGCACGCTCGGCTTTGGCCTGAACTATGACCTGTCGGGCAGCTATGGCCAGTCGACGCTGAAATATACGATGGACGGCACGATGAACCCGTCCCTGGGCATCACGTCGCCGACCGAATTCTACCTCGGCAAGCTGGAACAGCGCGAAACGCTGTTCAATGCGGATTTCAGCTATCCCTGGGAAGTCGGGCTGGCGAGCCCGATCACGATTGCGTTTGGTGGGCAATATTTCCGGGAATCCTATGAACTGGGTCTGGGCGACGCCGCTTCCTATGCGATCGGGCCCTATACGGGGAACCTGGTCTTCCATCAGGATGGCACGCCGGTGCTGAACGCGGACGGCAGCCAGCTCTCGGTCGCGCTGCCGGTCGGCGCCAATGGTTTCCCCGGCTATGGTCCGGCGATCGCGGGTGAGAGCAGCCGCAATTCCAAGGGCCTCTACATCGACGTCGAAGGTGACATCACCGAAGCCTTCTCGCTTGGTTTTGCCGGCCGCTACGAGCATCTGTCCGATTTCGGCAATTCGACCACGGGCAAGGTGTCGGCACGCTACGCCATCGTGCCGGATGTGTTCGCGGTTCGCGGCACGCTGTCGACCGGCTTCCGTGCGCCGACGCCGGGCCAGACCAACACCAGCAGCATCGCGACCACCTTCAATCCGGGCAATCCCAACGCGATCGAGTTCATGACGCTGCCGGTCGCCAGCCCGGTCGCCCAATATCTGGGCGCGGTGCCGCTGAAGCCGGAAGAGTCGGTCAGCTTCTCGGCCGGTACGGTGTTCACGCCGGCCCCCGGCGCGTCGCTGACGATCGACTATTACAACATCAAGGTGAAGGACCGCATTGGCACCACCGGATCGCGGGTGATCACCGACGATCAGCGGCCCGAACTTCAGGCGCTGGGCCTGGCCAACTATGCCACGGTCAACGAGGTGCAGTTCCTGACCAATGCCTTCGATACCCGGACCCAGGGTGTCGACGTGGTTGGCAGCTATCGCTTCTCGACAGACAGCATGGGGACGTTCAACACCACGCTGGCCTTCAACTACAACAAGACGAAGGTCATCCGCGTCGGGCTGGACCCCGATACCGGATCGCCGATCATCAGCGACACGCGCATCATGCAGCTGCAGAATACGCTGCCCAAGACGCGCGTGATCCTGACCGAGAACTGGACCAGCGGCGCGCTGTCGGTGCTCGGCCGGGCGAACTGGTATGGCAAGTACAAGGTCTATGACGACGGCACTGGTGCGAACGGCGAAAGCTATGTCAATCAGAGCTTTGGCAGCGAGTTCGTGTTCGATCTGGAAGTCAGCTATCAGCTCAATGACAATTTCACGCTGAGTGCCGGCGCGCAGAACCTGTTCAGCAACTATCCCGACAAATATGACAATCGCGCCGGCGGGCTGGGACCGGTCTATGCGTCGACGGGTGGTCGCTTCACCGGTGACATCTATCCCGACGTATCGCCCTTCGGCTTCAACGGCGGCTTCTGGTATGCGAAGGTCGGATTCAAGTTCTGA
- the ffh gene encoding signal recognition particle protein, whose translation MMFDSLSDRLGGVFDKLRGRGALTEDDVRAAMREVRVALLEADVALPVVRQFVDQATEKAVGSDVLRSITPGQMVVKIVSDTLTETLGAETSDLLIDVTPPAVIMMVGLQGSGKTTSTAKIAKRLKDKERKKVLMASLDVQRPAAQEQLAVLGTQIDVATLPIVAGQQPVEIAKRALQSAKLQGFDVVMLDTAGRLHVDQALMDEMKAVADVANPAEILLVVDSLTGQDAVNVATSFTAQVPLTGVVLTRMDGDARGGAALSMRAVTGRPIKFAGTGEKLDALEPFHPARVAQRILGMGDVVSLVEKAAETIDAEEADKLAKKMAKGQFDMNDLRSQLNQMRRMGGLGALAGMLPGLKKAQAAMANSGANDKTLLHLDAMIGSMTPKEREKPALINAKRKIRIAKGAGRTVQDVNRLLKMHQEMESAMKKIRKMGGLKGLVKMFTGGGMGGLGGLGGPGGADGQGGPPDLSGLGGLGGLGGNMPKLPPGFQNFMKK comes from the coding sequence ATGATGTTCGATTCGCTAAGCGATCGTCTCGGTGGGGTATTCGACAAGCTGCGTGGGCGCGGTGCGCTTACGGAGGACGATGTCCGTGCCGCGATGCGCGAAGTGCGAGTCGCACTGCTGGAAGCCGACGTGGCGCTGCCCGTCGTCCGCCAGTTCGTCGACCAGGCGACCGAAAAGGCTGTCGGCAGCGATGTGCTGCGGTCGATCACGCCCGGCCAGATGGTCGTCAAGATCGTCTCCGACACGCTGACCGAGACGCTGGGCGCCGAAACCAGCGATCTGCTGATCGACGTCACCCCGCCGGCCGTCATCATGATGGTCGGCCTGCAGGGGTCGGGCAAGACGACCTCGACCGCGAAGATCGCCAAGCGCCTGAAGGACAAGGAGCGCAAGAAGGTGCTGATGGCGTCGCTCGACGTCCAGCGCCCGGCCGCGCAGGAGCAGCTGGCCGTCCTTGGCACCCAGATCGATGTCGCGACCCTGCCGATCGTCGCCGGCCAGCAGCCGGTGGAGATCGCCAAGCGCGCGCTGCAGTCGGCTAAGCTGCAGGGCTTCGACGTGGTCATGCTCGACACCGCCGGCCGACTGCATGTCGACCAGGCGCTGATGGACGAGATGAAGGCGGTCGCCGACGTCGCCAATCCGGCGGAAATCCTGCTGGTGGTCGACTCGCTGACCGGCCAGGATGCCGTGAACGTGGCGACCAGCTTCACCGCGCAGGTGCCGCTGACCGGTGTCGTGCTGACCCGTATGGACGGCGACGCCCGTGGCGGCGCGGCGCTGTCGATGCGCGCGGTCACCGGCCGTCCGATCAAGTTTGCCGGCACCGGTGAAAAGCTGGATGCCCTTGAACCCTTCCATCCGGCCCGCGTTGCCCAGCGCATCCTGGGCATGGGCGACGTCGTCAGCCTGGTCGAGAAGGCCGCCGAGACGATCGACGCCGAGGAAGCCGACAAGCTGGCCAAGAAGATGGCCAAGGGTCAGTTCGACATGAACGACCTGCGCAGCCAGCTCAATCAGATGCGCCGCATGGGCGGTCTGGGCGCGCTGGCCGGCATGCTGCCGGGCCTCAAGAAGGCGCAGGCGGCGATGGCCAATAGCGGCGCCAACGATAAGACGCTGCTGCATCTGGACGCGATGATCGGGTCGATGACCCCCAAGGAGCGCGAGAAGCCCGCGCTGATCAACGCCAAGCGCAAGATCCGTATCGCCAAGGGCGCCGGCCGCACCGTGCAGGACGTTAACCGTCTCCTGAAAATGCATCAGGAAATGGAATCGGCGATGAAGAAGATCCGCAAGATGGGCGGCCTCAAGGGGCTGGTCAAGATGTTCACCGGCGGTGGCATGGGTGGATTGGGCGGCCTGGGTGGACCGGGCGGCGCGGATGGGCAGGGCGGTCCGCCCGACCTGTCGGGTCTGGGTGGCCTTGGTGGTCTGGGCGGCAACATGCCCAAGCTTCCGCCCGGCTTTCAGAATTTTATGAAGAAATAA